One genomic segment of Novisyntrophococcus fermenticellae includes these proteins:
- a CDS encoding DUF362 domain-containing protein, with protein MTDKEILMIHGTSYKKMTKEILSASDLIGRIGDTNRAIGIKPNLVSPSDASYGATTHPEVAAGIIEYLQEHGCRHIVMMEGSWVGDKTEDSAEVCGFIRLSKAYNVPFIDTQKEKAHAHECGGMELEICDCVQSVDFLINVPVLKGHCQTRITCALKNMKGLIPNREKRRFHSIGLHKPIAHLGLGIHQDFIVVDNICGDLDFEDGGNPVPMNRVWTAADPVLCDAYVCHMLNYEKKDVPYIGIAEELGVGCGDWRQAVVCNCNEKTEELHIPRNRKIIALEDAVDEVDSCSACYGYLIPALDRLKQEGVLDKLDTKIAIGQGYRGKTGTLGIGHCTKKFDCHLEGCPPTEEQIYAFLKEYLEKSKNAF; from the coding sequence ATGACAGATAAAGAAATTTTAATGATACATGGTACAAGTTATAAGAAAATGACAAAGGAAATTCTGTCTGCTTCTGACCTGATAGGAAGAATTGGAGATACAAATCGAGCGATAGGCATTAAACCAAATCTGGTGTCTCCCAGTGATGCCTCTTATGGTGCAACGACACATCCCGAAGTTGCAGCCGGAATTATAGAATATCTCCAGGAGCATGGCTGCAGGCATATTGTGATGATGGAAGGCTCCTGGGTGGGAGATAAGACGGAGGACTCGGCGGAAGTCTGTGGATTTATTCGTTTATCTAAAGCATATAACGTGCCGTTTATCGACACACAAAAAGAAAAAGCCCATGCGCATGAGTGCGGCGGGATGGAGCTGGAGATTTGTGACTGTGTCCAAAGCGTAGATTTTTTAATCAATGTACCAGTATTAAAAGGACATTGCCAGACCAGGATTACCTGCGCACTTAAGAATATGAAAGGACTGATTCCAAACAGGGAAAAACGCCGCTTTCATTCTATCGGACTGCACAAGCCGATTGCACATCTGGGGCTGGGGATACATCAGGATTTCATCGTGGTCGACAACATCTGCGGAGATCTGGACTTTGAGGATGGAGGAAACCCCGTGCCGATGAACCGTGTATGGACTGCGGCAGATCCGGTGCTGTGTGATGCCTATGTCTGCCATATGCTGAATTATGAAAAAAAGGACGTCCCATATATTGGTATAGCAGAGGAACTGGGTGTCGGATGTGGAGACTGGAGACAGGCTGTAGTATGTAACTGTAATGAGAAAACAGAAGAACTGCATATTCCCCGGAATCGTAAAATCATCGCGTTGGAGGATGCTGTGGATGAGGTGGACTCCTGCTCCGCATGCTATGGATATCTGATACCCGCGCTGGATCGATTAAAACAAGAGGGAGTATTAGATAAACTGGATACGAAAATTGCTATTGGACAGGGATATCGTGGAAAGACAGGGACACTAGGAATCGGGCATTGTACGAAAAAGTTTGACTGCCATCTGGAGGGCTGCCCGCCTACGGAAGAACAGATTTATGCTTTTTTAAAAGAATATTTAGAAAAATCAAAAAACGCGTTTTGA
- a CDS encoding ABC transporter ATP-binding protein: MTKRDTIPEQKNGWYTLKRLLCYMKEQWKLVFTGLLLAVSSNYLALLGPRYLGNAIDAISDKIGVRMDVVMQNFWKMLVCYVVSAALAWVLNYAMVTLSRKIIYTMRKQLFEHLTTLPVSYFDKHTTGDIISRISYDVDTVNETLSTDLVQILASIYTIFGSLYFMFIISKPLILVFVVTVPMTIIFTRQKAKRIQPLFRKRSRKLGELNGYAEEMLSGAKTIGAYHQADVITGRFDKRNKEAVDAYYDAEYYGAMLGPSVNFINNLSISLIMIFGGILYLISQNGSVPEGSMLFITMGGVTQFIMYSRKFSGPINEFSNIINEFQSAFAAAERIFRIMDEKPEEADRPDAKDISNPSGDVELKRVRFGYDSEQIILHDLSLHAKPGQTVAIVGPTGAGKTTIINLLMRFYDVNTGEIFIDGIDIRDIKRDNLRSSYTMVLQDTWLYYGTIFDNIAYGSEDATMEEVVEAAKAARIHSFIESLPYGYHTILSDDGVNISKGQKQLITIARAMLSKSRILILDEATSNVDSRTEIKIQKAMSELMHERTSFVIAHRLSTIQNADLILVIKDGNVVEQGSHTELLKANGFYASLYNSQFA, from the coding sequence TTGACTAAGAGAGATACGATACCGGAACAAAAAAACGGATGGTATACCTTAAAGCGTTTGCTTTGCTATATGAAAGAACAGTGGAAGCTTGTATTTACTGGACTTCTTTTAGCGGTATCTTCCAATTATCTGGCTTTGCTTGGACCACGTTACCTGGGAAATGCCATTGATGCAATTTCAGATAAGATAGGCGTACGGATGGATGTGGTTATGCAGAACTTCTGGAAGATGCTGGTATGTTATGTGGTTTCGGCGGCTTTGGCCTGGGTTTTGAACTATGCGATGGTTACGTTAAGCAGAAAAATTATTTACACCATGAGAAAACAGCTTTTTGAGCACCTCACGACCTTGCCCGTTTCATACTTTGATAAACATACTACGGGAGATATAATCAGCCGGATTTCCTATGATGTTGATACAGTAAATGAAACGCTTTCTACGGATCTTGTCCAGATTCTGGCAAGTATTTATACGATTTTTGGCTCGTTGTATTTTATGTTTATTATATCAAAACCCTTAATTTTGGTTTTTGTGGTCACAGTTCCTATGACAATCATATTCACACGGCAGAAGGCGAAGAGGATACAGCCACTTTTTAGAAAGCGTTCCAGAAAACTTGGGGAATTAAACGGGTATGCCGAAGAGATGCTTTCAGGCGCAAAGACGATTGGGGCTTACCATCAGGCGGATGTGATTACCGGGCGATTTGATAAGCGCAATAAAGAAGCAGTAGATGCCTATTACGATGCTGAATATTATGGAGCGATGCTTGGACCTTCTGTAAACTTTATCAACAATCTTTCAATCTCCCTGATTATGATATTTGGCGGAATTCTTTACCTGATATCTCAGAATGGAAGCGTACCAGAAGGATCCATGCTGTTTATTACCATGGGCGGTGTTACCCAGTTTATTATGTATTCCAGAAAGTTTTCCGGACCAATTAATGAATTTTCCAATATTATCAATGAATTCCAATCTGCATTTGCAGCTGCGGAACGTATCTTTCGAATTATGGATGAGAAGCCGGAGGAGGCAGACAGACCGGACGCAAAAGATATTTCAAATCCATCCGGTGATGTGGAGCTTAAAAGAGTCAGGTTCGGATACGATTCTGAACAAATAATTCTGCATGATCTGTCACTGCACGCGAAACCAGGCCAGACTGTAGCGATTGTGGGGCCTACAGGTGCGGGAAAAACCACAATCATTAATTTGCTGATGCGGTTTTATGATGTAAACACCGGTGAGATTTTTATAGACGGGATTGATATTCGTGATATAAAAAGAGATAATCTGCGAAGTTCTTATACAATGGTTTTACAGGATACATGGTTGTACTATGGAACAATTTTTGATAATATAGCTTATGGAAGTGAGGATGCAACGATGGAAGAAGTGGTGGAGGCGGCAAAGGCTGCGAGGATACATTCCTTTATAGAGAGTCTGCCTTATGGCTATCATACCATTCTTTCCGATGACGGAGTTAATATTTCAAAAGGACAGAAGCAGTTGATTACCATAGCACGTGCCATGCTCTCGAAGAGCCGTATCCTGATTCTTGATGAAGCGACTTCTAATGTTGATTCACGAACTGAAATTAAAATTCAAAAAGCTATGTCGGAATTGATGCATGAACGCACAAGCTTTGTTATCGCACATCGACTATCCACGATTCAGAATGCAGATCTTATTCTTGTTATAAAAGATGGAAATGTAGTCGAACAAGGGAGTCATACGGAACTGTTAAAGGCAAATGGTTTTTATGCATCCCTTTATAATTCACAGTTTGCATAA
- a CDS encoding ABC transporter ATP-binding protein, which translates to MNYLYRYIKPYIGIMFVGLTIKTIGTLSELALPYILSYILDTIVPANGKVSMISAWGCLMIFFALAALICNVKANRMASRVSRDCTEKIRHDLFHRTMTLSAKQIDTFTIPSLESRITTDTYNVQSFINRIQRLGVRAPLLLLGGIIVTLVMDPFLSLVMIAVLPVIFILVYFISTLGVKLYSNVQKSMDNMIRVVREDSQGIRVIKALSNVGREQQRYDQVNQKLVENEKRASLIMGTANPVMNLMMNLGITFVVLIGACRVMGHQTDPGKIVAFTQYFTMISTGMISITRMFMMYTKCSASASRIQQVVDAPEDLMLHSESKYPPKHENGHIVFDQVDFAYSKGRDILQNISFSLPRGKSMGIIGATGSGKTTLISLLMRFYDVDSGAVRIDGRDIRTIPEEQLHQKFGIAMQNDFLYSETIEENIRFGREIEMEDIARAGEIAQANDFITDFPEDYRHVLTQKATNLSGGQKQRLLIARALAENPDILILDDSFSALDYKTDASLRRAISQHMKSDMTMIVVAQRVSSVRNCDLILVLDKGRVIGKGDHGHLMNTCSIYQEISESQMGGMFLD; encoded by the coding sequence ATGAACTACTTATATCGCTACATAAAACCATATATCGGCATCATGTTTGTCGGGCTGACAATCAAAACGATAGGAACACTGTCTGAATTGGCACTTCCGTATATCTTAAGCTATATTCTCGATACAATTGTTCCAGCCAATGGAAAGGTATCCATGATTAGCGCGTGGGGATGCCTGATGATTTTCTTTGCCCTGGCCGCGCTTATCTGTAATGTCAAGGCAAACCGCATGGCGTCAAGAGTCTCGCGGGACTGTACCGAAAAAATCCGCCATGACCTGTTCCATCGCACAATGACTCTTTCAGCGAAACAGATTGATACATTCACAATTCCGTCTCTGGAATCCAGAATCACAACAGATACATATAACGTACAAAGCTTTATAAACAGAATACAGAGGTTGGGCGTGCGGGCACCACTTTTGCTTTTGGGTGGAATTATTGTTACATTGGTCATGGACCCATTTCTTTCGTTAGTTATGATTGCGGTGCTTCCTGTAATCTTTATACTCGTCTACTTCATTTCAACACTGGGAGTAAAACTTTACTCCAACGTACAGAAATCCATGGACAACATGATTCGTGTGGTTCGCGAAGATTCACAGGGTATTCGTGTGATTAAAGCTCTTTCCAACGTAGGAAGAGAACAGCAAAGGTATGATCAGGTGAATCAGAAGCTTGTGGAAAATGAGAAGAGGGCAAGTTTGATTATGGGAACTGCCAATCCGGTCATGAATCTTATGATGAATCTTGGGATTACATTTGTTGTTTTAATAGGTGCCTGCCGGGTGATGGGACATCAGACCGATCCAGGTAAGATTGTGGCATTTACACAATACTTCACCATGATTTCTACAGGCATGATATCAATTACCCGTATGTTTATGATGTATACCAAATGTTCTGCTTCCGCTTCCAGAATTCAGCAGGTAGTGGATGCACCTGAGGATCTTATGCTGCATTCAGAAAGTAAATATCCACCTAAGCATGAGAATGGCCATATTGTCTTCGACCAGGTGGATTTTGCATATAGCAAAGGGCGGGATATATTGCAGAACATAAGCTTTTCATTGCCACGGGGAAAGTCTATGGGAATCATCGGTGCCACCGGAAGTGGAAAGACAACGCTAATCAGTCTTTTAATGCGGTTTTATGATGTGGATTCCGGAGCCGTACGTATTGACGGCCGGGATATAAGAACCATCCCGGAAGAACAGTTACATCAAAAATTTGGTATTGCTATGCAAAATGACTTTCTTTACTCGGAAACGATTGAAGAAAATATTCGGTTCGGCCGGGAAATAGAAATGGAGGACATTGCCCGTGCCGGAGAAATAGCGCAGGCCAATGATTTTATTACTGATTTTCCGGAAGACTACAGGCATGTACTCACGCAGAAAGCAACCAACCTGTCCGGCGGGCAGAAACAGCGCCTGCTGATTGCCCGTGCATTGGCAGAAAATCCTGACATTTTGATATTGGATGACTCTTTCTCGGCATTGGATTATAAAACAGATGCAAGCCTCAGAAGAGCCATCTCACAACATATGAAAAGTGATATGACAATGATTGTGGTGGCTCAGAGAGTCAGTTCTGTGAGGAACTGTGATCTGATTCTCGTATTAGATAAAGGGCGGGTTATCGGAAAAGGAGATCACGGACACCTGATGAATACATGTTCCATTTACCAGGAAATCAGTGAATCGCAGATGGGAGGCATGTTCCTTGACTAA
- a CDS encoding DUF6179 domain-containing protein, translating into MYNQEELLPLITRLMGRYTSKESSSVTYETANMLAEAVVYCIDEWIHAGDTQLTDGKIDLKLFYSKGYEAVIQKVKKAGELYNTMLDDFRDYGCRSYRETILDGMPAFFLRYDAEFNPQDHLLTLDYPTYKPDSNISGVDRIYEYLLDINMEREFLAQFPEENIRGLLLQFQERYRISYPDNICELVILQAVGCIIAERPVSLLRLDRKALRIIRYQFEDSEEAGIEREMKGYIRMLCSRMVDKKAEEYFAVRAGDYAVRIRNGMENGNLEEVFMCEE; encoded by the coding sequence TTGTATAATCAGGAAGAACTATTACCGCTTATCACAAGACTGATGGGAAGATATACCTCAAAGGAAAGCAGCTCAGTAACTTATGAGACAGCGAATATGCTGGCAGAAGCTGTGGTTTACTGCATTGATGAGTGGATACATGCAGGTGATACACAATTGACAGATGGGAAAATTGATCTGAAATTATTTTATAGTAAGGGATATGAAGCAGTAATCCAAAAGGTGAAAAAAGCAGGAGAGTTGTATAACACAATGTTGGACGATTTCAGAGATTATGGATGCAGGAGTTACAGAGAAACAATTCTGGATGGAATGCCCGCTTTTTTTCTGCGGTATGATGCTGAATTTAATCCCCAGGATCATCTGTTAACACTGGATTATCCCACCTATAAGCCCGACAGCAATATCTCTGGTGTAGACAGAATTTATGAATATCTTTTGGATATAAACATGGAAAGAGAGTTTTTGGCGCAGTTTCCTGAAGAAAATATCCGGGGACTCTTACTTCAATTTCAGGAGCGTTATCGAATCTCTTATCCGGACAATATATGTGAGTTGGTGATTCTCCAGGCTGTAGGATGTATCATAGCAGAAAGGCCGGTCAGCCTGCTGAGGCTGGACAGAAAAGCACTCAGGATAATCCGGTATCAATTTGAAGACAGTGAAGAGGCAGGGATAGAAAGGGAAATGAAAGGATATATCAGGATGCTATGTTCCAGGATGGTAGATAAAAAAGCAGAGGAATATTTTGCAGTCCGTGCGGGAGATTATGCTGTACGAATTAGGAATGGCATGGAGAATGGCAATCTGGAAGAGGTATTTATGTGTGAAGAGTAA